Genomic DNA from Caldalkalibacillus thermarum:
AAGCCAGTGCCTCCCGGTCATCCTGAATCGTCTTATGATCCAGATCGACCGAAGCAAACAGTTGTTGAAAATAATTTCGAAAAATATCGGGCCTGTGCAAATCCTCCGACTGTATACGCGAAAGCATGGCGCGGGCCACTTCCATTGCTACCCGGTATGGCCCTCGCGGACTTCCACCTTCTTGCGTTTCAAAAATGATCACCCTACCTCGGTTCAATTTGCCTTCGCGGTTGCAACGGCCAGCAGCCTGAACAATGCGATCCAGTGGTCCGATTTGTCGCATGACTAGCGGAAAATCAAGATCCACACCGGCCTCCACCACTTGTGTGCTGATCAGCCGGACCGGAAGGTTTTTAGTCAGGCGCAAACGCACCTCGTCAAGAATCTTTCTCCGATGCGCCCCGCAAAGAAGGGTGGAAAGATGCAATATATCCCCATCTTCCCTGAGAAGATGGACGCATTCCTGTGCTTCTTTCCGCGTGTTAAAAACGACCAAAACCTGACGTTGCTCACGGATAAAATCCACCAGTTCCCCCAATAATACAGGTTGTTTCCACACCTCATAATTGACCCTCTGCAGTTGTCTAAAGTGATTGTCCACCAATGCCGGGGAAAGAATCTCTTCCACCGCCAAACCGGAGAATGCTTTAAGGAAGCGGCTTTCTTCAAAAACCGGTTGTGTGGCGGTCGACAAAACCACCGTGGACTGACAGTGCTTCACCAGCATCGCAAGTGCATCCAGCGTCGGTCTTAACAGTTCAGTGGGCAGTGTTTGGACTTCATCCAATATAATGACGCTTCGGGATAGATTGTGCAATTTACGCACTTTGCCGGGTCGGTTGCTGAACAGGCTGTCAAATAACTGCACCGTCGTCGTGACGATAAGTGGCGCATCCCAATTTTCGGTAGAAAGACGCTGTCTAATCAAATGTTCTTTTTGAGCCTCTTCATCGTCTACTTCTACCTGACTGTGATGCTCCAACACCGCCTCGTCACCGAAAATTTCGCGGTACACACCTGCCGTCTGTTCAATAATGCTGGTGTACGGGATCGCCACGATCACGCGATCCAACTGGTGTTCTGCCGCATGCTTAAGCGCAAAGGCAA
This window encodes:
- the cas3 gene encoding CRISPR-associated helicase Cas3'; its protein translation is MKKFHAHTPSEEGRQWHDLNEHLLNVARLARDFAVPFHGEEVAYLCGLLHDLGKFHHLFQEYLKKQAKGENGKSVPHAIWGAAVVYQIYWRKMRHPELWMLFALPIAGHHSGLHSSASLSLTLEERIEKQQSYFLEILQNAEPFLREVVFPHMQKEWKMPSLTETEREMWIRMVFSALVDADYLDTEQHFQPTLAQVRRREISVEDLWNRLASDQQQLIDKADNTLVNRVRRQVYEACVQSAARPQGVFRLTVPTGGGKTRSGLAFALKHAAEHQLDRVIVAIPYTSIIEQTAGVYREIFGDEAVLEHHSQVEVDDEEAQKEHLIRQRLSTENWDAPLIVTTTVQLFDSLFSNRPGKVRKLHNLSRSVIILDEVQTLPTELLRPTLDALAMLVKHCQSTVVLSTATQPVFEESRFLKAFSGLAVEEILSPALVDNHFRQLQRVNYEVWKQPVLLGELVDFIREQRQVLVVFNTRKEAQECVHLLREDGDILHLSTLLCGAHRRKILDEVRLRLTKNLPVRLISTQVVEAGVDLDFPLVMRQIGPLDRIVQAAGRCNREGKLNRGRVIIFETQEGGSPRGPYRVAMEVARAMLSRIQSEDLHRPDIFRNYFQQLFASVDLDHKTIQDDREALAYPHVAEKYRLVDQDTVPVVVPYEDSQVYLRTWEEEPSRKNFRRLQPYIIQLYQWEVQKKEQEGWMRLVSGNLYQWLGGYDELIGMTEEFHDPYDLIG